One region of Erwinia tracheiphila genomic DNA includes:
- a CDS encoding IS91 family transposase, whose translation MYIPRPAKLLFTTDDAWNRYMDKHGDTLSPWTVLCVERMLACGTAAMGVKRYCCASPDCTHTRFFCQTCKSKGCSSCGHKATEQWITEQQQILPDCDWQHITFTMPHLLWPFFNNNWPLLNALFRAATRAMLRWARKQGVEVGIFCALHTYGRQLNQHPHIHLSVTRGGLDIKHGVWRDLFFKKHAVEEIWRGAVIRLLRHSYDLINPGRLPGLGHIHDKKQWLRYLQAQYGRRWKVHFAKKTRGAWRSVKYLGRYLKRPPVSAAKLRHYSGGAVVHHYYDHRTQQYRQQTLTQEDMIGRYISHIPAKHFKMVRYYGFLSNRKRGSLLPKVYEALEMEARKKPEKPGFAALMKEFLRTDPYKCILCGNRLRFSSAQAGRHASELVAERLHNIDRKRWLLAQTAG comes from the coding sequence GACGCCTGGAACCGGTATATGGATAAACACGGGGACACCCTCAGCCCCTGGACCGTACTCTGCGTCGAGCGCATGCTCGCCTGCGGCACTGCTGCCATGGGGGTGAAGCGATACTGCTGCGCCTCCCCGGACTGCACCCACACCCGCTTCTTCTGCCAGACCTGTAAATCAAAAGGCTGCAGCTCCTGCGGACATAAGGCCACGGAGCAGTGGATTACAGAACAACAGCAAATTCTGCCCGACTGCGACTGGCAGCATATCACCTTCACCATGCCCCATCTGCTGTGGCCCTTTTTCAACAATAACTGGCCTCTGCTCAATGCCCTGTTCCGCGCAGCCACCCGCGCCATGCTCCGCTGGGCCAGAAAACAGGGTGTGGAAGTCGGTATCTTCTGCGCCCTGCACACCTACGGTCGCCAGCTCAACCAGCATCCCCACATTCATCTCTCCGTCACCCGCGGCGGGCTTGATATTAAACACGGCGTATGGCGCGACCTCTTCTTTAAAAAGCATGCCGTGGAGGAAATCTGGCGCGGAGCCGTCATCCGGCTGCTGCGCCACAGCTATGACCTGATTAACCCCGGCAGGCTGCCGGGGCTGGGGCATATCCACGACAAAAAACAGTGGCTGCGCTATCTGCAGGCGCAGTACGGGCGCCGCTGGAAGGTCCACTTCGCGAAGAAGACCCGGGGGGCCTGGCGGAGCGTCAAATATCTGGGCCGGTACCTGAAACGGCCCCCCGTGTCGGCGGCGAAGCTGAGGCACTACAGCGGCGGCGCGGTGGTGCACCACTATTACGACCACCGTACGCAGCAGTACCGGCAGCAGACGCTGACGCAGGAAGATATGATCGGACGTTATATCAGCCATATCCCGGCGAAGCATTTTAAGATGGTGCGTTATTACGGTTTTTTATCAAACCGTAAACGGGGTAGCCTGCTGCCGAAGGTGTATGAAGCCCTGGAGATGGAAGCGCGGAAAAAACCGGAGAAGCCCGGCTTCGCCGCGCTGATGAAAGAATTTCTGCGCACGGATCCGTACAAATGCATTCTGTGCGGCAACCGACTGCGCTTCAGCAGTGCGCAGGCCGGGAGGCACGCGTCGGAGTTGGTGGCAGAAAGACTGCATAACATCGACCGGAAACGATGGCTTCTGGCACAGACTGCGGGATAA